One genomic segment of Cellulophaga sp. HaHaR_3_176 includes these proteins:
- a CDS encoding 4Fe-4S dicluster domain-containing protein — MAIIITDECINCGACEPECPNTAIYEGADEWRYSDGTSLNGKVVLPDGKEVEADDVQEPISDEVYYISPDKCTECMGFHEEPQCAAVCPVDCCVPDDDHVETEEVLLAKQKFMHPE; from the coding sequence ATGGCAATTATAATAACGGATGAGTGCATAAATTGCGGAGCCTGTGAACCAGAATGCCCAAATACAGCAATATATGAAGGTGCCGACGAGTGGCGTTACAGTGATGGAACATCATTAAACGGTAAAGTTGTTTTACCTGATGGTAAAGAAGTTGAAGCAGATGATGTACAAGAACCAATAAGTGACGAAGTATATTATATTTCACCTGATAAGTGTACGGAATGTATGGGATTCCATGAAGAGCCGCAGTGTGCAGCTGTTTGCCCAGTTGATTGTTGTGTGCCTGATGATGATCATGTAGAAACAGAAGAAGTTTTGTTAGCTAAACAAAAATTCATGCATCCAGAATAA